The genomic interval GGCGGTTCCAAGGCGCGCCGGTCGTACATGAACTGGTACGACCAGGACACCATCAAGATCAACACCATGAAGCGCATCGAGGAGACCCTCCTCAGCGACATGGAGGGCAAGGCGCGCGAGCTGCGCGAGGAGTCCCAGCGCGAGGCGATCATCTCCGGTGCGCTGATCCTGCTGGTGCTCGGTGTCTCGCTGGTCGGCGCCTTCGTCGTCGCCCGGTCCATGATCCGCTCGCTGCGCCGGCTCCAGGACACCGCGACCCGCGTCGCCCAGGACCGTCTGCCCGAGCTGGTCAAGCAGCTCTCCGAGTCGGACCCGCAGGACGTCGACACCTCGGTCGAGTCCGTCGGTGTGCACTCCCGGGACGAGATCGGCAAGGTGGCCGCGGCCTTCGACGACGTGCACCGCGAGGCGGTCCGTCTCGCCGCCGAGCAGGCCCTTCTGCGGGGCAACGTCAACGCGATGTTCACCAACCTCTCGCGCCGCTCGCAGGGCCTCATCCAGCGTCAGCTCTCGCTCATCTCCGAGCTGGAGTCGCGCGAGGCCGACCCGGACCAGCTGTCCTCGCTCTTCAAGCTCGACCACCTCGCGACCCGTATGCGCCGGAACGGCGAGAACCTTCTCGTCCTCGCCGGTGAGGAGCCGGGCCGCCGGTGGACCCGCCCCGTGCCGCTGGTCGACGTGCTCCGCGCCGCCGCGTCCGAGGTGGAGCAGTACGAGCGCATCGAACTGGCCGCGGTACCCGCCACCGAGGTCGCGGGCCGGGTCGTCAACGACCTCGTGCACCTGCTCGCCGAGCTGCTGGAGAACGCCACCTCGTTCTCCTCGCCGCAGACGAAGGTCCGGGTCACCGGTCACGCCCTGCCCGACGGCCGGGTGCTGGTCGAGATCCACGACACCGGCATCGGGCTCTCCCCGGAGGACCTGGCGGCGATCAACGAGCGGCTGGCATCGCCGCCCACCGTGGACGTCTCGGTCTCCCGCCGCATGGGCCTGTTCGTGGTCGGCCGGCTCTCCCTGCGCCACGGCATCCGCATCCAGCTGCGCCCCTCGGACTCCGGCGGTACCACCGCGCTGGTCATGCTCCCGGTGGACGTCGCGCACGGCGGCCGGCAGCCGGCCCCGAAGCAGGCGCCCGGTCAGCAGTCCCCCGGCGGCCTGCTCTCCGGCGGCAACGACGCCCAGGCGGGGCGTCCCGCCGCGGGCCCCGGTCCCCAGCGCGGCCAGGTCGGCGCCGGCTCCGGTCCCCGGGCCGCGCTGCCCGCCCGCGACGGCAACCGCCCGCAGAATCCGCAGAACCCGCAGGGCGGGCCCGGCGCGCAGGACTCGGCGTTCCAGAATCCGCAGGGCCGCCCGGCCCAGGACGGCCCCCGTCAGGGCGGCGGCCTGGCCGGCGCGTTCGGCGGTGCCCGGCTCGGCGCACGCGGCGACGGCGGTGCGGACGGCAACCGGCCCAGCCTCTTCGACCAGCGGCGCCCCGAGCAGAACGGCCCCGGAGCACCGCAGGCCCCGCAGCCCCAGCAGGCCCGCTTCGACCAGCCGGGCCAGGGCGAGCGTCAGCTGCCGCCGGTCGGCGGTCCCCGCGCCGAGCTGCCCGGCGGCTCCCCGAACCAGGGCCCGAACGCGGGCCAGGGCGGCGGCTTCCCCGCCCCGCAGCGCCCGCAGACGACGAGCTGGGGCACCGACGAGCCCGCCGCGCCCCGGCGCACCCCGCTCGACGCGCCGCGCGGTCACGAGGAGTCGGAGACCACGGGCCGCTTCCCGCAGCCTCAGGCGCCGCGCCTTCCGGCCGACGACCGTCAGGGGCCCGGGTCCACGGCGGAGTTCGCCCGGCCCGACTTCTCGGCGCCCGCGCCGAACGGCCGGCAGCCCGGTCTGCCGCAGCACAACGCACCGCAGCACAACGCCCCCAGGGCAACGCGCCGCAGTACGGCGGACCGCAGCACAACGCACCGCAGCCCGGTCTGCCGCAGCACAACGCACCGCAGCACAACGCCCCCCAGGGCAACGCGCCGCAGTACGGCGGACCGCAGCACAACGCACCGCAGCCCGGTCTGCCGCAGCGCGGCGTACCGCAGCCGAACGGCCCCCAGCACAACGGCGCGTACGGCAACGGCCCGCAGAACCCGGACGTGACGAGCACTTCGCAGTTCGCCCGCCCGGACTTCGGCGGACCGCAGCAGCCGGCGCCCCGGCAGCGCGACCACCAGGACTTCGGCGCGCCGCGTCCGCCCATGGGCGGCCAGGCCCCCGAGGCCCCGTACCGCCCGGTCCTGCCGCAGCAGCCGCAGCAGCCCGAGGCGCTGCCGCCGGCCGGGCCCGGCGACGGCCGCACCCCGCTGTACGACACGCTGGAGACCAACTGGTTCCGCGGTCCGCAGCCGGGTGCCCCGCAGCAGCCTCCGGCCGCCCCGGCGCAGGGCTTCCCGCAGCAGCCGGCGGCCCAGGAGCCGGTGGCTCCCGCGCCGCAGCGGACGCTCGGCGACAGCGGGGCGCAGAGCGCCTGGCGGGCTTCGCCCAACGACGAGATCGTCCGGCAGGCGGAGCGGGTCAAGAAGCCCGCGGCGGGCGGTATCACCACCTCCGGTCTGCCGCGCCGGGTCCCGCGCGCCAACCTGGTGCCGGGTACCGCCCAGCAGCAGAACAACCAGTCCGGTCCGCAGGTCTCGCGCGCGCCCGATGATGTGCGCGGGCGTCTGACCAATCTCCGCCGGGGTATCCAGCAGGGGCGTCAGGCGGGCAGCGGTCAGACCGGAAGCTTCCCCCTCGGCCCCACTCACCAGCAGGAGCGTTAGTTGAGCCCGATGAGTCAGGCCGCACAGAATCTGAACTGGCTGATCACCAACTTCGTGGACAACACCCCAGGGGTGTCGCACACGGTGGTGGTCTCGGCGGACGGGCTGCTGCTGGCGATGTCCGAAGGTTTCCCGCGCGACCGCGCCGACCAGCTGGCGGCCGTCGCGTCCGGGCTGACCTCGCTGACCGCCGGCGCCTCCCGGATCTTCGAGGGCGGCGCCGTCAGCCAGACCGTGGTCGAGATGGAGCGGGGCTTCCTGTTCCTGATGTCCATCTCGGACGGCTCCTCGCTGGCCGTACTGGCCCACCCGGACGCCGACATCGGTCTGGTCGGCTACGAGATGGCCCTGCTGGTGGACCGGGCGGGCACCGTCCTGACCCCGGACCTCCGCGCGGAGCTCCAGGGCAGCCTGCTCCACTAGGCGGCCGGAACCAGTGACACAGACGATCAACCCGACAACCGACCCTCAACCGTCCGGCCGCTTACAGCCCCCACCGGCCCCTTCAGACGGCAAGCCGACACCCTGCTGTCACGCCCGGAGGATTCATGACCCCGCCACCCGCCTCACCCGATCCGTACGGCGCGTCCAGCCACGCGTCGTACGAAGGTGAGGGCGACCAGCCGCTGGTCCGTCCGTACGCCATGACCGGTGGACGCACCCGGCCGCGCTATCAGCTAGCGATAGAAGCACTGGTCAGCACCACGGCCGATCCCGCGCATCTGGGGACCCTGCTTCCCGAGCATCAGCGGATCTGCCATCTGTGCCGCGAGGTCAAGTCGGTGGCCGAGGTCTCGGCCCTGCTGTCGATGCCCCTCGGCGTGGCGCGGATTCTCGTCGCGGACCTGGCGGAAGCCGGCATGGTGGCCATCCACCAGCCGGGCAATGGAGAGGCCGGCGGCGCGCCGGATGTGACACTGCTCGAAAGGGTGCTCAGTGGACTTCGCAAGCTCTAACGGCGGCGCGGCGACCCGGGCCACCACCTCGGCGAAGATCGTCGTGGCCGGTGGGTTCGGCGTGGGCAAGACCACGTTCGTCGGTGCCGTCTCGGAGATCAATCCGCTGCGCACCGAAGCCGTGATGACGTCCGCCTCGGCGGGCATCGACGACCTCACGCACACCGGCGGAAAGACCACCACGACGGTGGCGATGGACTTCGGCCGCATCACCCTGGACCAGGACCTGATCCTGTACCTCTTCGGTACGCCGGGCCAGGACCGCTTCTGGTTCATGTGGGACGACCTGGTACGCGGCGCGATCGGCGCCGTCGTCCTGGTGGACACCCGCCGTCTCGCCGACTGCTTCCCGGCCGTCGACTACTTCGAGAACAGCGGGCTGCCGTTCGTCATCGCCCTCAACGGCTTCGACGGCCACCAGCCGTACACCCCGGACGAGGTGCGCGAAGCGCTTCAGATCGGGCCCGACACGCCGATCATCACCACGGACGCGCGGCACCGCGCGGACGCGAAGAGCGGTCTGATCACGCTGGTGGAGCACGCTCTGATGGCCCGGCTGAAGTAGTCACAAGTCGGAAGTGGCATACGGCAGTTACCGTAGTCACACGGGGGCGGGCTGTGTCCTTTGACACGATCCGCCCCCGCATTCATAACGTTTCGACAGAGAATTACCCCGCGACCGACACCGGATGCGCACGGGCGGTGTCGCTGCGCTCACATGAGCCTCGCCTTTTGGCGGGGCTCGCTCTTTATGCCCGATTTATCTGAGGCGTGAGCCACTCGGAATCGCCCATTCCGACTGTTTGGAACGCGGCCGTCAGCCGTGCTGCAATTCGACCAACTCCCGAGTAGTACGGCCCTGAACAAAACCCGGCACAGCGTAGGTGCCGACGCCGAGAGGTTGTTGGTCGAGTGAGGCGTAACAACGAGGGCTCCACGGCGCAGGCGGAGCGGGGCAACTTCACCCCGCCGTCGCGTGCCGCGGCGCCGTCCGCCGACGTGTCCGAAGCGGCACCGGCCGGTGGCAGCACCAGCCGGCTGTCGCCGCGCAACTGGCGGGTGCCCACCCGGCTGAACGCGATCCTCCTGATCCCGGTGCTGGTCGGCCTGGTCATGGGCGGTTTCCAGGTGAAGGGCTCGGTCAACACCTGGCAGGAGGCCCAGGACGCGGAGAAGACCGCGCTCATCGTGCGGGCCGCCGCCGAGTACGGGCAGGCGCTGCTCAACGAGCGCGACCTCACCGCCCAGCCGCTGCTGTCGAACAAGCGCGAGGACGAGGTCGTCTCGCAGACCCGCGCCACCACCGACGCGGCCGCCGCCAAGTTCGCCGAGGCCGTCAAGGACATGCCGGCCAAGCAGGGCCTCCAGCGCCGCCTCAAGCTGTTCAAGCTGGAGGAGCCGAAGCTCCCGCAGCTGCGCAAGGCCGCCTATACCGCGGCCATGGACCCGGTGAAGACCGAGGAGGGCTACGTCCAGGTCCAGCACTCCCTGATGGAGTTCTGCAACGAACTGGGCCTCGGCACCGGCAACATCACCAGCTACGGCCGTACCGTCTACGCGATCGAGCTGGCCAAGGCTGCAGAATCGCTTCAGCGCTCCATCGGCATGCACCTCCTGGTCCGTCCCAGCAAGGAGGACGGCAAGTTCAACGACCAGGTCAAGGCGTTCGGCTCGTACAACTACCTGGAGCAGATCGCCCTCGGCGAGTTCACCTCCGGCGGTACGGAGGCCGACGCGGCCCGGCTCCGCAAGGTCATGGAGGCCAAGGCGGCAGCGGGCGCGGCCGAGCTGAAGGAGGCCAAGGAGAAGGCCGCCGCGGCCGGTGCGCCGTTCGTGGCGCCGCCCTCCATCGACGGCTCGGTCTACGACGGCATGGCCAAGGAGATCGGCCTCGGCAAGGACCCGGCCGAGCTGAAGGCCAAGGGGATCACCGCCGACACCTGGATGGCCGCCGCCACCGCCAAGTTCGACGGCTACACCACGGTCGAGAACGAGCTGGTCGAGAAGGCCGTGACCGAGGCGGCGGAGATCTCCGCCGACGCCCGGACCGACGCCATCGTCAACGCCTCGATCGTCATCGTCGCCCTGCTGGCCGCGTTCCTCCTGGCCGGGCTCATGGCCCGCCAGATGAGCCGCTCGATGCGCCGACTGCGTACCGCCGCCTTCGGGATCGCCGAGCAGCGGCTGCCCTCGCTGGTCGACCAGCTCTCGCGCACCGACCCGGGCCGGGTCGACACCCGCGTGCAGCCCATCCCGATCAACTCGCAGGACGAGATCGGCGAGGTCGCCCGCGCCTTCGACCAGGTGCACCAGGAGGCGGTCCGGCTCGCGGCCGAGCAGGCCATGCTCCGGGGCAACGTCAACGCGATCTTCACCAACCTCTCGCGCCGCAACCAGTCGCTCATCGAGGGCCAGCTGACCCTGATCACCGACCTGGAGAACAACGAGGCCGACCCGGACCAGCTGGAGAGCCTCTTCCGGCTCGACCACCTGGCGACCCGCATGCGGCGCAACGGCGAGAACCTGCTCGTCCTCGCCGGCGAGGAGCCCGGCCGCCGCTGGAACCAGCCGGTGCCGCTGGTGGACGTGTTGCGCGCCGCCTCCTCCGAGGTGGAGTCGTACGAGCGCATCGAGCTCTCCGGTGTCCCGGAGACCGAGATCCACGGCCAGTCCGTCACCGACCTCGTGCACCTGCTGGCCGAGCTGCTGGAGAACGCCACGACGTTCTCCTCGCCGCAGACCAAGGTCCGCGTCACCGCGACCCGGCTGCCCGACGGCCGCGTGATGATCGAGATCCACGACAAGGGCATCGGCCTCACCGCCGAGGACTTCGCCGACATCAACCACAAGCTGGCCAACCCGCCGACGGTGGACGCCGCGGTCTCGCAGCGCATGGGCCTGTTCGTGGTCGGCCGGCTCGCCGACCGGCACGGCATCCGCGTCCAGCTCCGCCCCTCGGGCGAGCAGGCCGGCACGACCTCGCTGGTCATGCTGCCGGACGCGATCACCCACGGTGGCGGCGGCGACGCGCCGGAGCAGGACGACTTCACGGTCTCCTCGATCATCCCGCAGCAGCAGGCGTTCGACGCGCTGCCGCACCAGCCGCAGCTGCGTACGGCCGCCGAACTCGGCTTCGACGACTCGCGTTACGACGAGGGCGCCGCGGACTCCGCGCAGCTCGACCCGGTGGGCCGCTCCCTGATGCGCGAGGAGCGCCGCGCGGCGCTGGAGGCCCAGGCCGCCGGCGGCGAGCGCCAGGCTTTCCCGGAGCAGCCGGACCAGGCGGCTCAGCAGGCGCGGCCCGAGCAGGTCTACGCCGAGGGCGCGTACGGCCAGGACGCCTACGCCGGGAACGGTCAGGACGCCTACGCCGCGCAGCAGTACGAGGGCGGCTACGACCCGTACGCCGGTGCCGACGGCTATGCCGCCCAGCCCGCCTACGACGGCGTCCAGGGCGGCTATCCGGAGGCGGCCTACGCGGCCCCCGAGGCGCCCGTGCAGGGCTATGACGAGCAGTACGCCGCCCAGCCCCAGCAGGAAGAGTGGGCAGATCAGGGCACGTACCAGGGCGGCTTCGAGCCGGTCGCCCAGGCGGAACCGGAATCTGCCGTGAGCGCTCCCGCCGAGCCGCGGGAGCGCGTAGGCTTCGAGCGTTCGGGCCCCGTCCCGAACACCGGCCACGACCTGACCGAAGCCGGTCTGCCGCGCCGGGGCGGCCAGCAGCACTGGCAGCCCACGGGCCGCGGGAACGGCCGGTCCGGTGGAGCGCAGGAGCGTCCGCAGCAGCAAGAACTGCCGCAGCGGCCGGTCCAGGCGCAGCAGGCCCCCGACGGAAACGCCGGAAACGACGGCTCCGACGACTGGCGCTCGGCCAACGACGAGCGCTGGGAGCGGGCCGAGAAGCTCCGGGAGCCGAAGGCGGGCGGGATAACCCCGTCCGGTCTTCCCCGGCGCGTGCCCAAGGCCAACCTGGTCGAGGGCACCGCCGAACAGACCCAGCAGGGCGGCCCCCAGGTCTCCCGCGCTCCGGAAGACGTGCGCGGCAGGCTGAGCAACCTGCGGCGCGGTGTCCTCCGGGGACGCAACGCGGGTACGGACACAAGTACTACCTACAACCAGGAGCGTTAGTGTGAGCCCGATGAGCCAGGCGGCGCAGAATCTGAACTGGTTGATCACCAACTTCGTGGACAACACCCCCGGGGTGTCGCACACGGTGGTGGTCTCCGCCGACGGACTCCTGCTGGCGATGTCCGAGGGATTCCCGCGGGACCGCGCGGACCAGCTGGCGGCGGTCGCCTCCGGTCTGACCTCGCTGACCGCCGGTGCCTCGCGGATCTTCGAGGGCGGCGCGGTGAATCAGACGGTTGTGGAGATGGAGCGAGGATTCCTCTTCATCATGTCCGTTTCCGACGGGTCCTCCTTGGCCGTTCTCGCACACCCGGATGCCGACATCGGCCTCATCGGGTACGAAATGGCCCTTCTGGTCGACCGCGCGGGCAGCGTCCTCACTCCGGACCTCCGTGCCGAACTCCAGGGAAGTCTTCTTAACTAGTCTTATCCAGTAACCAGACAGTGCGTTTCGCGTCACCGCGCCATAGGGTGCGGTGGCGCGGTCCACTGGAATCGGGACCGGCAGGCGGAGGAGGAATCGTGGGTACACCCCCAGGCGGGCACCAGTACGACGGTGACCGGCACATGCCGGGTGAGCACGGGGACGATCGTTTCAACTTCCCCTCCGCGCCCGGCAGACAGGGCGCGCAGCAGCCTCAGCAGCCCTACCAGCCATACGGGCAGGGCCAGTACGGCCAGTCGGGGCCCGGCTGGCCGCAGCAGGAGCCCCAGCAGCCCGCGCAGCAGCCGCAGCAGCCGCGTCGCCCGCACCGCTTCGACGCGCCGCAGCAGCAGCCCCGGATCCAGCCGGTGCAGCCGCGGCGGGCTCCCGAGCCGGCGGCTCCGGCCGCGCACAATCCGCTGGTCCGTCCGTACGCCATGACAGGTGGCCGGACCCGACCGCGCTACCAACTCGCCATTGAGGCGT from Streptomyces drozdowiczii carries:
- a CDS encoding roadblock/LC7 domain-containing protein, which encodes MSQAAQNLNWLITNFVDNTPGVSHTVVVSADGLLLAMSEGFPRDRADQLAAVASGLTSLTAGASRIFEGGAVSQTVVEMERGFLFLMSISDGSSLAVLAHPDADIGLVGYEMALLVDRAGTVLTPDLRAELQGSLLH
- a CDS encoding DUF742 domain-containing protein; the encoded protein is MTPPPASPDPYGASSHASYEGEGDQPLVRPYAMTGGRTRPRYQLAIEALVSTTADPAHLGTLLPEHQRICHLCREVKSVAEVSALLSMPLGVARILVADLAEAGMVAIHQPGNGEAGGAPDVTLLERVLSGLRKL
- a CDS encoding GTP-binding protein; amino-acid sequence: MDFASSNGGAATRATTSAKIVVAGGFGVGKTTFVGAVSEINPLRTEAVMTSASAGIDDLTHTGGKTTTTVAMDFGRITLDQDLILYLFGTPGQDRFWFMWDDLVRGAIGAVVLVDTRRLADCFPAVDYFENSGLPFVIALNGFDGHQPYTPDEVREALQIGPDTPIITTDARHRADAKSGLITLVEHALMARLK
- a CDS encoding sensor histidine kinase, with the translated sequence MRRNNEGSTAQAERGNFTPPSRAAAPSADVSEAAPAGGSTSRLSPRNWRVPTRLNAILLIPVLVGLVMGGFQVKGSVNTWQEAQDAEKTALIVRAAAEYGQALLNERDLTAQPLLSNKREDEVVSQTRATTDAAAAKFAEAVKDMPAKQGLQRRLKLFKLEEPKLPQLRKAAYTAAMDPVKTEEGYVQVQHSLMEFCNELGLGTGNITSYGRTVYAIELAKAAESLQRSIGMHLLVRPSKEDGKFNDQVKAFGSYNYLEQIALGEFTSGGTEADAARLRKVMEAKAAAGAAELKEAKEKAAAAGAPFVAPPSIDGSVYDGMAKEIGLGKDPAELKAKGITADTWMAAATAKFDGYTTVENELVEKAVTEAAEISADARTDAIVNASIVIVALLAAFLLAGLMARQMSRSMRRLRTAAFGIAEQRLPSLVDQLSRTDPGRVDTRVQPIPINSQDEIGEVARAFDQVHQEAVRLAAEQAMLRGNVNAIFTNLSRRNQSLIEGQLTLITDLENNEADPDQLESLFRLDHLATRMRRNGENLLVLAGEEPGRRWNQPVPLVDVLRAASSEVESYERIELSGVPETEIHGQSVTDLVHLLAELLENATTFSSPQTKVRVTATRLPDGRVMIEIHDKGIGLTAEDFADINHKLANPPTVDAAVSQRMGLFVVGRLADRHGIRVQLRPSGEQAGTTSLVMLPDAITHGGGGDAPEQDDFTVSSIIPQQQAFDALPHQPQLRTAAELGFDDSRYDEGAADSAQLDPVGRSLMREERRAALEAQAAGGERQAFPEQPDQAAQQARPEQVYAEGAYGQDAYAGNGQDAYAAQQYEGGYDPYAGADGYAAQPAYDGVQGGYPEAAYAAPEAPVQGYDEQYAAQPQQEEWADQGTYQGGFEPVAQAEPESAVSAPAEPRERVGFERSGPVPNTGHDLTEAGLPRRGGQQHWQPTGRGNGRSGGAQERPQQQELPQRPVQAQQAPDGNAGNDGSDDWRSANDERWERAEKLREPKAGGITPSGLPRRVPKANLVEGTAEQTQQGGPQVSRAPEDVRGRLSNLRRGVLRGRNAGTDTSTTYNQER
- a CDS encoding roadblock/LC7 domain-containing protein gives rise to the protein MSQAAQNLNWLITNFVDNTPGVSHTVVVSADGLLLAMSEGFPRDRADQLAAVASGLTSLTAGASRIFEGGAVNQTVVEMERGFLFIMSVSDGSSLAVLAHPDADIGLIGYEMALLVDRAGSVLTPDLRAELQGSLLN
- a CDS encoding DUF742 domain-containing protein, yielding MGTPPGGHQYDGDRHMPGEHGDDRFNFPSAPGRQGAQQPQQPYQPYGQGQYGQSGPGWPQQEPQQPAQQPQQPRRPHRFDAPQQQPRIQPVQPRRAPEPAAPAAHNPLVRPYAMTGGRTRPRYQLAIEALVSTTADPSRLQGQLPEHQRICRLCFEIKSVAEISALLSIPLGVARILVADLAEAGLVAIHQPGGDESAGGQPDVTLLERVLSGLRKL